The Couchioplanes caeruleus sequence GTCAACGGCGGAGGGCCCGCCGGGCTGGCGTTCGCCGTCTTCGCCGCCCGATCCGGCCGGGACGACGAGATCACCGTCTGGGACCGGACCGGCGCCGAGGACACGTACGGCTTCGGCGTGGTGCTGCCGCCGGCGGTGGTGGAGGTGTTCCGCGACGCGGACCCGGCCCTCGCCGACGAGCTGAGCGGGCACGTGGCGGACTGGGACCGGCTGACCGTCCACCGGCACGGGCGCTCGGCGTCGATCGGGGCGCCCCGCCTCGGCGCGATGGACCGGCGCACCCTGCTGCGGGTGCTGCGCCGGCGCTGTGCCGAGCTCGGCGTGGGGCTCGTGCGGGGTGCGGTTTCCCCGGCCGGCGACGGGTACGACCTGGTGGTGGCGGCGGACGGGGCACGGTCGGTGACCCGCGGGCAGCGGGCGCAGGCCTTCGGCACCACCACGCGACAGGTCGGGGTGGACTACATCTGGCTCGGCGCCGGGCGTGCGTTCGACAACCTGACGTTCCTGATCGCCGAGACGCCCGCCGGCCCGGCGGTGGCGCACGTCTACCCGTACGGGCCCGACCGCAGCACCTTCCTGGTCGAGGCGCAGGGCCACCCGGCACCGGACGAGCTCGCCGACTGGTTCGCCGGCCCGCTGGGCGGGGCGCGGCTGCTCGAGAACCGCTCCCGGTGGAGCCGGTTCAAGGAGGTACGCAACAGCACCTGGTCCAGCGGCAACGTGGTGCTCGTGGGCGATGCGGCGCACACCTCGCACTACTCCATCGGCTCGGGGACCCGGCTCGCGCTGGACGACGCGCAGGCGCTCGCCGCGGCGCTGTGCGCGCAGCCGCGGCTGGCGGACGCCCTGGCCGCGTACGAGGCCGAGCGCCGCCCCGTGGTGGAGCACACCCAGCGCGTCGGCCGGCTCAGCGCCGAGTGGTTCGCCGACCTGCC is a genomic window containing:
- a CDS encoding FAD-dependent monooxygenase, with translation MRISVNGGGPAGLAFAVFAARSGRDDEITVWDRTGAEDTYGFGVVLPPAVVEVFRDADPALADELSGHVADWDRLTVHRHGRSASIGAPRLGAMDRRTLLRVLRRRCAELGVGLVRGAVSPAGDGYDLVVAADGARSVTRGQRAQAFGTTTRQVGVDYIWLGAGRAFDNLTFLIAETPAGPAVAHVYPYGPDRSTFLVEAQGHPAPDELADWFAGPLGGARLLENRSRWSRFKEVRNSTWSSGNVVLVGDAAHTSHYSIGSGTRLALDDAQALAAALCAQPRLADALAAYEAERRPVVEHTQRVGRLSAEWFADLPDAPVDRLMSDLATRGGRLSWRDLTEGRRAVPIGG